Within Salvia splendens isolate huo1 chromosome 21, SspV2, whole genome shotgun sequence, the genomic segment TAAACAACCAAAACTGGAAAGTAGGAAAGCGAATAATCCAAGCCCCCTAGCTTAAGTGGTTGAGGAGagaggcaaggataccgcgtcATCCTAGAGGTCCCGagttcgacccctgggaggcgcaacttggggattaatttcccctggggAGTTCTTGAGTCCTGGCCTGGATCCAGGCGCTGGGGGAGATAGGTTAACTTGGTACCCTTGATTGGGTTGATACAGTTAACTGGTCTGGACCCGTGCATGGAACCCAGGCGCTGGGGGAGATAGGTTAACTTGGTACCCTTGATTTGGTTGATACAGTTAACTGGTCTGGACCCGTGCTTGGGGAAAGGTTGGCTGACTCGTTCCTTCCCATCccgacaacgaagcgcagctcggtggtaagacgtttcacctccgaccgttaggccgggggtccgagtcacttcggggggtaGATgaggaaccatcgtcgatcctccttaaAAAAAGTAGGAACTGGGGAAAACTTGGAACtggaaactaaactaaaaagaaaagctaAACTAGAAGTGGGAGGAAGATCTTTTTAATGGCGctgcatcctctatttataagctcctCGCAGCAATCTCCAGCTAGgataacaactttggcagcGAATATTCGTCCTTGCTGGGATTGAGCGCCTCATCGATTGATACGTGCCATTCTTCTAGAATGCAGCGGTTCTTCAATAACGGAATGGGGATtcggcttcgtccttgcgtcttacGCATCAACACGTGCCCCCCTTCTAGAATGCAGTGGTCCCCCgtctaactgcttgatcactgcCTTGGTCAACCCACCCGATTTTTTGGCCTTTTCACTTTCTGCGACAGTCTGATCAGTTTGGCTTtgttgcccttggtcaagcgAAATTCCTGCACAGTTAACACTCGCTTTGCACGATAAattgatcaagtagcatacattttacccctaaaccgatgcatgaaataggccttatcagggggcatcttggtcgtccaccgggtaaggctgATAGCCACCCGAAGcttgcgaactttgggtttgaggaggggccgaaaattccatttccggactaggaaatggttgcgagCCTAACcgttcgtggttccaaccgcgggagtcgggggggtgatcgccggagccggacatttttttgttgtaagagtgaaagaaagattgagaattgtaagaatggaaatgagaaaatttagatgaaaattgtgtagtgtggtgtgaaattttttgtgtggaagtgagggtatttatagatgaaaatgtgaatttttggggaaaaaattgaaaaataaattaaaagtgtggagaaacggatataattttttgggaagtgagaaaatatatttttttatatttttaatcgaatttttttaattaaaatccgattaaaaaaagaaattccaacggcattgccgttggccaatcagacgTTGACACGGaagtgctcgatgcatcgagcagcgccgcgccagcggcgaGCAGCGGTGCGCCGCACCACTGGCACGGACGACGTGGTGtcaccactgcggatgctctaaagatcATTGCCTCTGAAGCAAGCAAACTAATATGTGACATAGTAATCACATAATATAGCAAACGAACACTTTACACATCCCTTGGAATAAGCAACATCCCATTTTGTGTTTTCATTAGATATACACTAAAACATACCAATATCTCCACTTTAAAGCAATATGATGAAAAGTCGATCAAACAAGTTTTTTCACCAAAAGCATGTTCCAATAGCCCTAGGCTTAGACACGAACACGACGATTTCGCCTCAAAACGGACATTATTCaagcagagagagagagggttccCAGCCATGGGCTTATAAAGCAGTCTTACAGTGAACTCTCACCCAGTTGGAAAAGAAGGTTCTCTCCATAGAGCAAAACTGAGAGGGCATTATTGCGCTTTCAAATAGACACAGCAAAAATAAAGATACTGTTATATCATGATCGTTTTACTTGCTACAGAGCTAGATATATATCAAACACATGTTTTTACAAGCAAGGTGAAGAATTTCTACGCTGGGTCCTTAAAGAAAGGATGCTCCAGCGCCTCCCGAGCGGTCAGACGTTCGGATGGTTCAAACTTCAGCAAGCCGTGCAACAAGTTCACGAGAGAGGATCTGGGGGAATCAGCATGCCTTGAGACGAGATTCTGCAAATAGCTAACCATGTTATAGGCggagaagtaaaatcagatgGTATGTATCAATCACGATATGGTGGTGTTAGAAAATCGAGGAGCACAAACACATAGCAAAGAAATAACAAGAGAAAAGAACAGATGCATCTAGCATGAAGTATGGCATAGTTTTTAAATCAACATCTGGGAGAAGATTGCAACCTTCAATAGGTCTAGCTTCCTCACAGCACGGATGCTATCCCTGGAAACTGCTCCCTCAGGCCAGTTCAGTCTGGATCGTCTGAAATATTTTTCAGCACCTTTGCTGCAAAACCCACAAGGAACCCAAACCATCTCAATTTCCCTTCGTGTTTTGTTACCATGAAGGTGACTATTTTTTGGCAAGTCATGCATAGTCTCAACTAATTTTAACCGAATATATTATGAGAGAAGTATGCTTCAATGCATGCAAAGCCAAAAAAGTATCGAGAGTCAGGGCTAATAAGGAAAATTAGAAACCCAAAATATTTCCTACATAGAACAAGAGATAAAGAaccaagaaaaaagaaagatgaagagaaaagGACAAAGATATATGTATAACACCAAATAATGACCCTAACAAGAACTTACGTCGCTTTTTGAATCATATGCTCTGGCAGTGGTCCCAAAACCCTCTCCATCATAGCTAAATGTTCCAGGTTCTCGTGTGTTTGGAAAAGTGCTTCACCCTAGAAAGACAGATCTCAGCATATCAGATAAATAAAATTTCCTATGGTACAACGAGAATAGTGGATGAGGAGAAGCAGAACAAACCGTGCAAAGCTCCATAAGTATGCAACCAACACTCCAAATATCACAAGGGTGGGTCCATCCTAAACCTGGCACAAACAGACAGAAATCAATACTGGTCCCCTTGGACTTATTCGGAGAACATTGCCTTCCCATGTCTTTGTTCaggaataataaaatacacaatcaAGTTCCTGACAATGATTTGCAACGCCATTTAGTTGAACACAAATTAACAAACATATATGCAGAAAACAGTACAAGTGTGTCAATACTCAGATGTATTTCCACTAAAATACGGAGCATTCCTTTATGAGGCTGGATAATCAACCTAATAGCACTGATTTCGATAGCCTCAACAGGGATTATTCCTTCTCCTAccagaaattttaaaattagcaGGTCTTGACACAATCTGGATATGAATGCCACCAGATTGATGGAGTAAAACCTCATAAGAATTAGACAGGCGCCATTGTGAACCTCACTCACAACAGTAACTTTTTACCTAAAATGATCTCAGGTGCCCTGTAATGCCTTGTTGAGACAATGGAGCTATGAAGCTGACTATCAAAAGCAGTACTACCAAAATCAATCAGCTTAATGGCACTTGACTTTGGTAAGCATCTGGAATTTGTTTCATCTGACGTTTTCTGGATCAACCAAAAAAGTTCAAGGCTGTGATTTGAGTCTAATGATAATcataaatgtttttttaactTTACAAGGCCTAAGTCCAAATACCTTGCAGACAGGAAGCTTAACAAACTCAGAAGAGACAAGAAGTATATTTTCTGGCTTCAGATCAGTGTGGATTAACCGTAAATCATGCATATCTGTTCGGtatattaaaataacaaaaaggcAACCCTGTTAGATGTGCAGATAGCCGAATATGTATAACACGCTAATAAAGATCAGGGCAACTGCTTATGAAACTAAATGAATACAGAAATTAAAATTCTACAGACATGCTACAGATTCCAAAAGCTGGCGCCCAAACTCTCGAACAAGATCCACAGGAAAGGGGGagtatttatttctctttagaaaatcaaataaacttGGTCCAAGCTTCTCAAAGACCTGATAAGACCATTAAAATCCACTGAAAGGTAGTTCTCTGTGAAGCTATGATAATTGTAAAAAACTCAGGAGAGCACAAAACAAAGACATTCACCGAATGTCATGCAAATTATCAAACAATTAGTTAACAAAACAAGATAGATCATTATGTATGTTTTCCCTTAGATAGTAAGGATCATATATTCCATTCAATAGGGAGTTCAAAACAGACATTAATAGCATATCCTAATATGCAGCAATTATTAATTGAAAGAAAATCGGACCTCTGAATAATGGTACGAATCAAATGAAGAGATAGGCATTCACATAGAGCTGAAATAAAAGAGGTAGGCAAGGAATCACGTAGGAATACTTACTATGCATATATGATTGCGATAATCAAACCACCTATGCATCTTCACACAACTGCCACACAAAAAACCcgaaaaataagataaatataAGAGTCCATCAGAAACTAGCTGGCTGCAGAATACTTACTGTGACTCTTTTTTGTCATACTTAGCAAGGCGCTGAAGCACGTCAATCTCGATCATTGCTGCATCACGGTACTTTCTTATGCTTCTAACAATTTTGATAGCCACATATTCTCGTGTATGACGGTCCCAACAATCCAATACTCGACCAAAGGTGCCTACAGCACTAGCAACTTGCTGATTTGAAACAATAACAATGATGAAAATATAAGGTTTTCTTATCAGGCACGTGACCCCTAACCTTCACCCATCTTGCCAAGTATCTTATCTGCAAATTCAAGCAGAAAGAAGATTCAAACACTCCACATGGAGATAATTGGACCATATGACAAGCCAAGAGCAAGCTCATCCAATTAAAAAGTTCACAATTAAATTGATTCCTTCCAAATAGCTGAGTCTATGATATGAAGTATTCCATTGTATACACTAGTACAAAAACATAAGCAACCATATAAACAGAAACGCATACATACTCTAATACACATTCAAAACCCCAGCATACAAATAATCAAAAGCACACAATCACCAAAACCTAATAACCAAATTTTCACTGCATACTCAGCTCCCAGCTCGGAATACTAACTAAAATTCAGACAACCaagattaaaaataattacatcTAGATGTGAGATTCTCGCCGAGGCTAAACACGTAATGCCCATTGGGATCATCATCCCTCTTCGGCGGCGACACATGTCTCCGCAGCACCGGCGGCGCCCTGGTTTCGTCATCCCCACAATCCCTTTGATCAGCCTgcaaaaaagggaaaaaaaacaacaaattttaatctTCTAtgaaaacctaaccctaatttCCCAAAATTCGGCAACTACCTCCGGCTGCCCAGACGGAGCTACGTCCCACGTTGAACGGCGCCGTTTGCGAGCTTGCCGCCCTTGATTCACTTCCGCCATTAATTTGATTTCCCAGGCACCGAATTCCTCTGGCAATCGCATACACAGCAATATAGACGCTTGTGTGTCTATATCCAATCAAAATGAAATTATTACGAGTGTGACAGAATATCTGCAACCGTAAATTCGCCTGTAAGAGGCGAATtagtgaatattttttttagggAAAAAGTTGAAGAACAGATTCTTGCAAGGATAAGAGTGAAACGgatatgtatttttattacgAAAAAATGGactcaaaatagaaaaacaaaaccAGGCATTCAGCATAATTTACATAATTGCACATTGCCATGGAAATTGTTTGGAAATTCGATCTTGTCCgataaaacttttttttacatatttaggtaaacttcaaactttttaggagtaattacatgtttcatacaaaatattttacttttattttaatttagtacaaaaagtattaagtttacatatttcatacaaaaagttacattagtgttttaaattaatacattccgttaaatattttaaataccgttagttagtttataatttatccaACTTATCattataataaaagaataattagataTTTAATACAATTATCACTCTAAAAAGGCAGTCAATATTAATTCTTCCAGCAATTGATCGtggtttaaaaaaattatgtttctcaatatactttatttttttattgtattctttatAGAACACAGTATAAAATAAGTCCATATTTCATATTTACAAAATGACTAATCTAAGCTTCAAACAGTCAAtaagtcaatatttaatttttacaaaaaagatttaatatctttttagttgtattctccattgttacatgagaaagcttcgacaataaaatgcaattcgctaatttgatggtgaagagtgGTGATTTTTAAAggtgtttttcatttttgtgagtaataaaaataactgtgtttgaaataattaaaggaaaattttaatttaaaactttttgtacaaatttcaaacatttataaaactttttgtatgaatgATGTAATTGGAAGTAACGGTGTTAGTAGGGACTTAACTGAATGTATTATTTTGGTACACTAAtgtaactttttgtatgaaatatgtaaacttaatactttttgtactaaattaaaataaaggtaaaacattttgtatgaaatatgtaattaCCCTAACTTTTTACActaatatgaaataaatataaaacattttGGATGAGTGATGTATTCACTCGTATCTTTAGGTGATACTAGCGGGTAAGGTGTTGTGTGGACTGtagttatttgaatttttaaaattatagtataaaGTATATCAGtaatatttacaatatttatacTAATAATTTAGTTGTTTGGTCGGATTTACCAAAATTAGATATACTTATGGCGCATTGTTGGTATGTATATAATATGGTGAGCACACGCATCGCGTCTCGATGCGGGCTCTATCTCGTCTTggagagacgagaccgcatcgagacagcGATGCGGGCTCCATCTCGTCCCCTACCCGTCCCTTGTCTCGTCGCGGAGAGGCAGCGcgcgagacagctcgccacgcgcattggccacgtggcgagcgTTGGTTCGTCTGTGACTCCCACTTGCCGGCCCGCAAGTGGATGTCTTTAATTTCCgttgaaataattttttttattttcttaaaaaaattaaggaaaaattcgaaaaaaaatccctaaaatatactagccgttttttacaaaaaaaaattgtattttttaagcctccaatcacttctataaatatcaaatcattcccacaaattaatccaccataaaaaaaactctctattctcactcaaacactctacattcttcatctcaaaacattatttttcTCCCAAAAAAACGTTGATTCGTTTGTGGCAACCAGTATACGCACATGATCATCATTAGACAACTCTATCTTATGCTTTTTGAGTttggagattttgaatttagaaagAGCGAgcggaagattttaaattatgtattttttaatttttttaagattataattatgtgttttttttgtttttttagaattttaagttgtaattttattttatttaatgaagtgtgtttttattaattgaatttgtt encodes:
- the LOC121785030 gene encoding serine/threonine-protein kinase AFC3-like isoform X1; protein product: MRLPEEFGAWEIKLMAEVNQGRQARKRRRSTWDVAPSGQPEADQRDCGDDETRAPPVLRRHVSPPKRDDDPNGHYVFSLGENLTSRYKILGKMGEGTFGRVLDCWDRHTREYVAIKIVRSIRKYRDAAMIEIDVLQRLAKYDKKESHCVKMHRWFDYRNHICIVFEKLGPSLFDFLKRNKYSPFPVDLVREFGRQLLESVAYMHDLRLIHTDLKPENILLVSSEFVKLPVCKKTSDETNSRCLPKSSAIKLIDFGSTAFDSQLHSSIVSTRHYRAPEIILGLGWTHPCDIWSVGCILMELCTGEALFQTHENLEHLAMMERVLGPLPEHMIQKATKGAEKYFRRSRLNWPEGAVSRDSIRAVRKLDLLKNLVSRHADSPRSSLVNLLHGLLKFEPSERLTAREALEHPFFKDPA
- the LOC121785030 gene encoding serine/threonine-protein kinase AFC3-like isoform X2; its protein translation is MRLPEEFGAWEIKLMAEVNQGRQARKRRRSTWDVAPSGQPEADQRDCGDDETRAPPVLRRHVSPPKRDDDPNGHYVFSLGENLTSRYKILGKMGEGTFGRVLDCWDRHTREYVAIKIVRSIRKYRDAAMIEIDVLQRLAKYDKKESHCVKMHRWFDYRNHICIVFEKLGPSLFDFLKRNKYSPFPVDLVREFGRQLLESVAYMHDLRLIHTDLKPENILLVSSEFVKLPVCKKTSDETNSRCLPKSSAIKLIDFGSTAFDSQLHSSIVSTRHYRAPEIILGLGWTHPCDIWSVGCILMELCTGEALFQTHENLEHLAMMERVLGPLPEHMIQKATISSQGMLIPPDPLS